A single Arcobacter sp. FWKO B DNA region contains:
- the rbfA gene encoding 30S ribosome-binding factor RbfA gives MKSVNLQRTESLLMELIPSALSELSDSRINSLAITAVDCKNGKYDATVYFDGSDYNKDEIKEIISLLNRANGRIRSYVLASTSWYKCPNFKFQSDDSLEKIHKIDKLFDMIAKGKKDGE, from the coding sequence ATGAAATCAGTAAACCTTCAACGAACAGAATCCTTACTGATGGAGCTGATTCCAAGTGCATTAAGTGAGCTAAGTGATAGCAGAATTAATTCTCTTGCTATTACTGCTGTTGATTGTAAAAATGGAAAATATGATGCAACTGTCTATTTTGATGGAAGTGATTATAATAAAGATGAAATTAAAGAGATTATATCACTCCTAAATAGAGCAAATGGGAGAATCAGATCTTATGTTCTTGCATCAACAAGTTGGTACAAGTGTCCAAATTTTAAATTTCAAAGTGATGATAGCTTAGAAAAAATACATAAAATAGATAAATTGTTTGATATGATAGCTAAAGGGAAAAAAGATGGAGAATAA
- a CDS encoding ribosome maturation factor RimP produces the protein MENNELNNALETAIKGCGVDLYDIERLKENENNILRVSITSPDGVTLDKCAEVSSIISPILDIYDPMSDKYNLEVSSPGIERKLKIPNHFKASIGELVEIKSFDKTKIKGKLLEADDTKIKVEQIDSKEVIEFSYSDISVAKTYFQW, from the coding sequence ATGGAGAATAATGAACTAAATAATGCTCTAGAAACTGCTATAAAAGGGTGTGGAGTTGATTTATATGATATTGAAAGACTAAAAGAAAATGAAAACAATATCTTAAGAGTTTCTATTACATCACCTGATGGAGTAACACTTGATAAATGTGCAGAAGTTAGTAGTATAATATCTCCAATTTTAGATATATATGATCCAATGAGTGACAAATATAATCTTGAAGTTAGCTCACCAGGAATAGAGAGAAAATTGAAAATACCAAATCACTTTAAAGCTAGTATTGGTGAATTGGTAGAAATAAAAAGCTTTGATAAAACTAAAATAAAGGGTAAGCTATTAGAAGCTGATGATACTAAAATAAAAGTAGAGCAGATCGATAGTAAAGAGGTTATTGAGTTTTCATACAGTGATATATCTGTAGCAAAAACATATTTCCAATGGTAA